One Candidatus Brocadiaceae bacterium genomic window carries:
- a CDS encoding SDR family oxidoreductase has product MAHRTVITGGAGFLGSHLCDYYVEKGHEVLCLDNLLTGEPVNVGHLFGRKNFQFIDYDVTDYIHVAGPVDNVLHFASPASPVDYLEFPIETLKVGALGTHKALGLAREKRARFLLASTSEVYGDPLLHPQPETYWGNVNPVGPRGVYDEAKRFAEALTMAYRRTHGMDTRIVRIFNTYGPRMRLRDGRALPTFFRQALTGEDITVFGDGSQTRSFCYIADMVRGIDALLTSHEHDPVNLGNPEELTVLQLAKEIIALTGSSSRIVFQPLPTDDPKVRQPDIAKARRVLGWEPTTPRADGLRQAMEYFREQLRAGND; this is encoded by the coding sequence ATGGCACACAGAACGGTCATCACCGGAGGCGCCGGCTTCCTCGGGTCCCATCTCTGCGACTACTACGTGGAGAAGGGACACGAGGTCCTGTGTCTCGACAACCTCCTGACCGGCGAGCCCGTCAACGTCGGCCACCTGTTCGGCCGCAAGAACTTCCAGTTCATCGACTACGACGTGACCGACTACATCCACGTGGCCGGCCCGGTCGACAACGTGCTGCACTTCGCCTCGCCCGCCAGCCCGGTCGACTACCTGGAGTTCCCCATCGAAACGCTCAAGGTCGGCGCGCTGGGCACCCACAAGGCGCTTGGCCTGGCGCGCGAGAAGCGTGCCCGCTTCCTGCTGGCCTCCACCAGCGAGGTCTACGGCGACCCCCTCCTGCACCCCCAGCCGGAGACCTACTGGGGCAACGTCAACCCCGTCGGGCCCCGCGGCGTCTACGACGAGGCCAAACGCTTTGCCGAAGCCCTCACCATGGCCTATCGCCGCACCCACGGCATGGACACCCGCATCGTACGCATCTTCAACACCTACGGACCCCGCATGCGCCTGCGCGACGGCCGCGCCCTGCCCACGTTCTTCCGACAGGCCCTCACCGGCGAAGACATCACCGTCTTCGGCGACGGCTCCCAGACCCGCAGCTTCTGCTACATCGCCGACATGGTCCGCGGCATCGACGCCCTGCTGACCAGCCACGAGCACGACCCGGTCAACCTCGGCAACCCCGAGGAGCTGACCGTCCTCCAACTGGCCAAGGAGATCATCGCGCTCACCGGCTCCTCCAGCCGCATCGTGTTCCAGCCCCTGCCCACCGACGACCCCAAGGTGCGCCAGCCGGACATCGCCAAGGCCCGCCGCGTGCTCGGCTGGGAACCCACCACGCCCCGCGCCGACGGCCTGCGCCAGGCCATGGAGTACTTCAGGGAACAACTGAGGGCCGGCAATGACTGA
- a CDS encoding CoA-binding protein — translation MLTSFFSPASVAVIGASRTPGKVGYDVVRNLVEGGFQGTVVPVNPKAEEVLGLPCAPSVDQVDGPVELAVLCIPSAFVLDAIEQCARKDIHSVIIITAGFKESGAEGAELERQLTEACRRDGIRCIGPNCLGVMSPITGLNASFGATMPGPGRIAFFSQSGALGTAILDACVGEDIGMSRFISYGNKADVDETDLIEALGEDDETDVILGYVESVNDGRKFIDVASRVTRKKPVVILKSGRTSAGARAASSHTGSLAGADTAYEAAFRQCGVFRANTVEEFFDFARVLSGRTLPADNRIAIVTNAGGPGIIATDAVESSLLRMADLAETTVSALTEALPPQANRHNPVDVLGDARADRYRTAFRIVGADPNVSAVLTILTPQTSTEVEETAAAVIEASEATDKPIVATFMGSQSVRPAWRLLDKAGVANFPRPDQAVKAMETLYRYGQWRGGAPSDAPRYAFDDGLIRKTIAGAAERGHTTLAERDARDIAEACGIALPKSVFAADEEAAVEAAGQVGYPVVLKISSDDILHKSDAGGVKVRLADAEAVRTAFRAIMDSARRYKPDARLDGVLVQQMAPSGREVIIGVNRDAQFGPVIMFGLGGIYVEVLKDVTFRVAPLTLRDAREMVSEIRAARILQAFRGDPPADVEALAECLTRVSQLAVEYPELTECDLNPLRVYPEGQGVMAVDVRFGLA, via the coding sequence ATGCTCACTTCGTTCTTCAGCCCCGCCTCCGTCGCGGTCATCGGTGCAAGCCGTACGCCCGGCAAGGTGGGCTACGACGTTGTCCGCAACCTGGTCGAGGGTGGCTTCCAGGGGACGGTTGTCCCCGTGAACCCGAAGGCGGAGGAGGTGCTCGGGCTTCCCTGCGCCCCGTCGGTGGACCAGGTGGACGGCCCGGTCGAGCTGGCCGTCCTCTGCATCCCGTCGGCCTTCGTGCTGGACGCGATCGAGCAGTGTGCGCGCAAGGACATCCACTCGGTCATCATCATCACGGCCGGGTTCAAGGAGTCGGGCGCGGAGGGCGCGGAGCTGGAGCGGCAGTTGACCGAGGCGTGCCGGCGGGACGGCATCCGCTGCATCGGCCCGAACTGCCTGGGCGTGATGAGCCCCATCACGGGGCTGAATGCCTCCTTCGGCGCGACGATGCCCGGGCCGGGCAGGATCGCGTTCTTCAGCCAGTCCGGCGCGCTGGGCACGGCGATCCTCGACGCGTGCGTGGGCGAGGACATCGGCATGTCGCGGTTCATCAGCTACGGCAACAAGGCCGACGTGGACGAGACGGACCTGATCGAGGCCCTGGGCGAGGACGACGAGACGGACGTGATCCTGGGGTACGTCGAGAGCGTCAACGACGGGCGGAAGTTCATCGACGTGGCATCCCGCGTGACGCGCAAGAAGCCGGTCGTGATCCTCAAGTCGGGCCGCACCAGCGCGGGCGCCCGCGCGGCTTCGAGCCACACCGGCAGCCTGGCCGGCGCCGATACCGCCTACGAGGCCGCCTTCCGGCAGTGCGGCGTCTTCCGCGCCAACACCGTCGAGGAGTTCTTCGACTTCGCCCGGGTGCTCTCCGGCCGGACGCTGCCGGCCGACAACCGCATCGCCATCGTCACCAACGCCGGCGGCCCCGGCATCATCGCCACCGACGCCGTGGAGTCCTCCCTGCTGCGCATGGCCGACCTGGCCGAGACGACCGTGTCCGCACTGACCGAGGCCCTGCCGCCCCAGGCGAACAGGCACAACCCGGTCGACGTCCTGGGCGACGCGCGCGCCGACCGATATCGGACGGCGTTCCGCATCGTCGGCGCCGACCCGAACGTATCGGCGGTCCTGACCATCCTGACCCCGCAGACGTCCACGGAGGTCGAGGAGACGGCGGCGGCCGTCATCGAGGCGTCCGAGGCCACCGACAAGCCCATCGTGGCCACCTTCATGGGCAGCCAGTCGGTGCGCCCGGCCTGGCGCCTGCTGGACAAGGCGGGCGTGGCCAACTTCCCGCGTCCGGACCAGGCCGTCAAGGCCATGGAGACGCTCTACCGCTACGGCCAGTGGCGCGGCGGCGCGCCCAGCGATGCGCCCAGGTACGCGTTCGACGACGGCCTGATCCGCAAGACCATCGCCGGGGCGGCCGAGCGCGGCCATACAACGCTGGCCGAGCGCGATGCGCGCGACATCGCCGAGGCATGCGGGATCGCCCTGCCCAAGAGCGTGTTCGCGGCCGACGAGGAGGCCGCCGTCGAGGCGGCCGGGCAGGTCGGATACCCGGTCGTTCTGAAGATCTCCTCGGACGACATCCTGCACAAGTCGGACGCCGGGGGCGTCAAGGTGCGGCTGGCCGACGCGGAGGCCGTGCGCACGGCGTTCCGGGCGATCATGGACTCCGCGCGCCGCTACAAGCCCGACGCGCGGCTCGACGGCGTGCTGGTGCAGCAGATGGCCCCGTCCGGCCGCGAGGTGATCATCGGCGTCAACCGCGACGCGCAGTTCGGGCCGGTCATCATGTTCGGCCTGGGCGGGATCTACGTGGAGGTGCTCAAGGACGTGACCTTCCGCGTGGCCCCGCTGACGCTTCGGGACGCCCGGGAGATGGTCTCGGAGATCCGGGCGGCCCGCATCCTGCAGGCGTTCCGCGGCGATCCGCCGGCGGACGTCGAGGCCCTGGCCGAGTGCCTGACGCGCGTGTCGCAACTGGCCGTGGAGTATCCGGAGCTGACCGAGTGCGACCTGAACCCCCTGCGCGTCTACCCGGAGGGACAGGGCGTCATGGCCGTGGACGTGCGCTTCGGGCTGGCCTGA
- a CDS encoding CPBP family intramembrane metalloprotease encodes MSERVAPDAERDEGYVEESRSLTMGIVSVLPLMLVYHWGIIQSGYGERNLAQAWLTGPLNLIGIEAAHLLNVALVLALLGVLWRSGRARPFSLLAVAGIIGESAFYATLLYKGAPALAGLLDERASRVVFAIDWPAHGPLCLALGAGVYEELVFRLLLVGGGSLLLCRVFLWSRAPSLAVMLAASSVLFAAAHHVGPLGEPLESYRFLYRTVCGLALGVVFTTRGFGVAAWTHSAYNALVLFQQAALRA; translated from the coding sequence ATGAGCGAACGCGTCGCGCCGGACGCCGAACGGGACGAGGGCTACGTGGAGGAGTCCCGTTCGCTCACGATGGGCATCGTCAGCGTCCTGCCCCTGATGCTCGTCTACCACTGGGGCATCATCCAGAGCGGCTACGGGGAACGCAACCTGGCGCAGGCCTGGCTGACGGGCCCGCTGAACCTGATCGGCATCGAGGCGGCGCACCTGCTGAACGTGGCGCTGGTGCTCGCGCTGCTGGGCGTCCTGTGGCGCAGCGGCCGGGCGCGGCCGTTCAGCCTGCTGGCCGTGGCGGGCATCATCGGCGAATCGGCCTTCTACGCCACGCTGCTCTACAAGGGCGCGCCGGCGCTGGCCGGGCTGCTGGACGAGCGTGCGTCGCGGGTGGTGTTCGCGATCGACTGGCCGGCCCACGGGCCGCTCTGCCTGGCGTTGGGCGCGGGCGTCTACGAGGAACTCGTCTTCCGGCTGCTGCTGGTGGGCGGGGGCTCGCTGCTGCTCTGCCGCGTGTTCCTGTGGAGCCGGGCGCCGAGCCTGGCCGTCATGCTGGCGGCCTCCAGCGTGCTGTTCGCGGCCGCGCACCACGTCGGCCCGCTGGGCGAACCGCTGGAAAGCTACCGGTTCCTGTATCGGACCGTCTGTGGGCTGGCGCTCGGCGTGGTGTTCACGACGCGCGGCTTCGGCGTGGCGGCCTGGACGCACTCGGCGTACAACGCCCTCGTGCTCTTCCAGCAGGCGGCGCTCCGTGCCTGA
- a CDS encoding undecaprenyl-diphosphate phosphatase encodes MWQGILLGLVQGLTEFLPVSSSAHLVAAKHLLNVQQPGVALEVALHAGTLGAILAVLWRDVLALVTDALRGGLLLLRGAGAEAIEERAPLFGTAAAVVVGTIPAAVIGVLAGDAIGGLFDNLAAAGAFLCCTGAILLASRTIRPGTRERVTIGRGLAVGAAQAMALLPGLSRSGITIVAGRAAGLDRRLAGRFSFLLAVPALTGAAVWEVLRSLGTQSPAAGPPVTAGALAAGVLVSGLTGGLALIVLLRMIERGRLHWFAAYCLPAGLAMLLAGLSG; translated from the coding sequence ATGTGGCAAGGCATTCTGCTGGGGCTTGTGCAGGGGCTGACGGAGTTTCTGCCGGTCAGCAGCTCCGCCCACCTGGTCGCAGCCAAGCACCTGCTGAACGTGCAGCAGCCGGGCGTCGCCCTCGAAGTCGCGCTGCACGCCGGCACGCTGGGGGCCATCTTGGCGGTCCTCTGGCGCGACGTTCTGGCCCTGGTCACGGATGCGCTGCGGGGCGGGCTGCTGCTCCTGCGCGGTGCCGGAGCCGAGGCGATCGAGGAACGGGCGCCGCTGTTCGGCACGGCCGCTGCGGTCGTCGTCGGCACCATCCCGGCGGCCGTGATCGGCGTTCTGGCCGGCGACGCCATCGGCGGCCTGTTCGACAACCTGGCGGCGGCGGGCGCGTTCCTGTGCTGCACGGGCGCCATCCTGCTGGCCTCGCGCACGATCCGGCCCGGCACGCGCGAGCGCGTCACGATCGGCCGCGGGCTGGCGGTGGGCGCGGCCCAGGCGATGGCGCTGCTGCCCGGCCTCAGCCGCTCGGGCATCACGATTGTGGCGGGACGCGCGGCCGGCCTGGACCGGCGGCTGGCCGGCCGTTTCTCCTTCCTCCTGGCTGTGCCCGCCCTCACGGGAGCGGCCGTCTGGGAGGTGCTCCGGAGCCTCGGAACGCAGTCGCCGGCGGCCGGGCCGCCGGTGACGGCCGGCGCGCTCGCGGCGGGCGTCCTGGTTTCGGGCCTGACGGGCGGGCTGGCCCTGATCGTCCTCCTGCGGATGATCGAACGCGGCCGGCTCCACTGGTTTGCGGCCTACTGCCTGCCGGCGGGCCTGGCCATGCTGCTGGCCGGGCTGTCGGGCTGA
- a CDS encoding SUMF1/EgtB/PvdO family nonheme iron enzyme, producing the protein MFRQLLPAVVCVALLVTGCEKKEEATPPPVRRVVGPTAQTPAGVTLLPGEQFVFITTRPLTVGQYMDYLEGTGQDVPVQWQDVLPGSPEAGRPVVGLSRKEAKRCAVWHMKRLPTPEEWTRAAETVRPRPYPWTEDGASVSPSAEVFLVQAYRPGSPEEQKARQEKEGLAGALLTEAVAEVQARAAELHDRIAAERTRRQLAWQEFKPAFFATVDRRRALAQERGLRAGRAEALAIVTDLAARKGGLARRIATTDMDAGQIDAEVADYGRLLAEVRANAQKARERLQAGLDTAQQAVVELSKAYEQWGASRVGLGLSEVEAMVEEAAAPPGTIALAATAGLRLDAAARRLEQMAGTGALPDMQALRAHAAQDEEQSGQLPPDESPARMAELREKMAVFGQSIGREFLQEAEVFADLEKLIELRARKEAAEAGLQYIRDALPPQTATGGGAAGA; encoded by the coding sequence ATGTTCCGCCAGTTGCTGCCCGCCGTTGTGTGCGTTGCCTTGCTCGTGACAGGGTGCGAGAAGAAGGAGGAGGCGACGCCCCCTCCCGTGCGCCGCGTGGTGGGCCCGACGGCACAGACCCCCGCGGGCGTAACGCTCCTGCCGGGTGAGCAGTTTGTGTTCATCACCACCCGGCCGCTGACGGTCGGCCAGTACATGGACTACCTGGAGGGAACCGGCCAGGACGTGCCCGTGCAGTGGCAGGACGTGCTGCCCGGCAGCCCGGAGGCGGGCCGGCCCGTCGTGGGCCTGTCGCGGAAGGAGGCGAAGCGCTGCGCCGTCTGGCACATGAAGCGCCTGCCCACCCCCGAGGAATGGACGCGTGCGGCCGAGACGGTCCGACCCCGTCCGTACCCGTGGACGGAGGACGGAGCCTCCGTCTCGCCGTCGGCCGAGGTGTTCCTGGTGCAGGCCTACCGCCCGGGGTCGCCCGAGGAGCAGAAGGCCCGGCAGGAGAAGGAAGGGCTGGCCGGGGCGCTCCTGACGGAGGCGGTGGCCGAGGTCCAGGCCCGGGCCGCTGAACTGCACGACCGCATCGCCGCCGAACGCACGCGCCGCCAGCTCGCCTGGCAGGAGTTCAAGCCCGCGTTCTTCGCGACGGTCGACAGGCGACGGGCCCTGGCCCAGGAGCGGGGGCTCCGGGCCGGGCGCGCCGAGGCACTGGCGATCGTCACCGATCTGGCGGCCAGGAAGGGCGGCCTGGCCAGGCGCATCGCGACAACCGACATGGACGCCGGCCAGATCGACGCCGAGGTGGCCGACTACGGACGCCTCCTCGCCGAAGTCCGGGCCAACGCCCAGAAGGCCCGCGAACGGCTGCAGGCCGGACTGGATACGGCGCAGCAGGCAGTCGTGGAGCTGTCGAAGGCCTACGAGCAGTGGGGGGCGTCCCGAGTCGGGCTCGGGTTGTCCGAGGTCGAGGCCATGGTCGAAGAGGCCGCCGCCCCGCCCGGCACGATCGCGCTGGCCGCCACCGCCGGGCTGCGGCTGGACGCCGCCGCACGCCGCCTGGAGCAGATGGCCGGCACCGGCGCGTTGCCGGACATGCAGGCCCTGCGTGCACACGCGGCGCAGGACGAGGAGCAGTCGGGCCAACTGCCGCCGGACGAGAGCCCTGCACGGATGGCCGAACTGCGCGAGAAGATGGCCGTCTTCGGGCAGTCCATCGGGCGGGAGTTCCTCCAGGAGGCCGAGGTGTTCGCCGACCTGGAGAAGCTGATCGAGTTGCGGGCGCGCAAGGAGGCCGCCGAAGCCGGCCTTCAGTACATCCGCGATGCCCTGCCTCCGCAGACGGCCACGGGAGGGGGGGCGGCAGGGGCGTAG
- a CDS encoding flavodoxin family protein — translation MSMVIAVAGSPRKTGNSTTLMRAVLKGAARAGADVREVYLNGLTYRGCQGCSPCSPRGRCVVRDELTPVLEDLRCADGWVLACPIYYDGVCGQMKTFFDRCRTFTRDPRSRSLKPQLEGARRAAVIVTYEDNPREEYGREARKLVHYLGWMGDFGEVGVLCEGNLGPRGAAAGRPDLLARAEQMGERLFA, via the coding sequence ATGAGCATGGTCATCGCCGTCGCCGGAAGCCCGCGAAAGACGGGCAATTCCACGACCCTCATGCGGGCCGTCCTCAAGGGTGCGGCCCGGGCCGGCGCCGACGTCCGCGAGGTATACCTCAACGGTCTCACCTACAGGGGTTGCCAGGGCTGCAGCCCGTGCTCGCCCCGAGGACGCTGCGTCGTGCGCGATGAACTGACCCCCGTCCTGGAGGACCTCCGCTGCGCGGACGGCTGGGTGCTGGCGTGCCCCATCTACTACGACGGCGTCTGCGGGCAGATGAAGACGTTCTTCGACCGCTGCCGGACCTTCACCCGCGACCCCCGGTCGCGCAGCCTGAAGCCGCAGCTCGAAGGCGCACGCCGCGCCGCCGTGATCGTCACCTACGAGGACAACCCCCGGGAGGAGTACGGCCGCGAGGCCCGGAAGCTGGTGCACTACCTGGGCTGGATGGGCGACTTCGGCGAGGTCGGTGTCCTCTGCGAGGGCAACCTCGGCCCGCGCGGGGCGGCGGCCGGCCGACCGGACCTGCTGGCCCGCGCCGAGCAGATGGGCGAGCGGCTGTTCGCGTGA
- a CDS encoding prolyl oligopeptidase family serine peptidase produces MALGAAFVGCAAGDGLAGRQLPRTFEGEIRKRVRLDYLLYLPEAYADGSKRWPLMLFLHGVGERGDELERVKLHGPPMLIEQGRSFPCIVVSPQCPAWQWWAAEPAALAALLDEIERDFRVDPDRIYLTGLSMGGAGTWALAAEQPHRFAAIAPVCGPTNPGTADRIRHLPVWVFHGAKDTTVPLRESETMVEALRALGAEPRLTVYPEAGHDAWTETYANPELYEWLFAQRRAR; encoded by the coding sequence ATGGCCCTGGGCGCCGCATTCGTCGGGTGTGCCGCCGGGGATGGCCTGGCCGGGCGGCAACTGCCCCGTACTTTCGAGGGAGAGATCCGCAAGCGGGTGCGCCTCGATTACCTGCTCTACCTGCCGGAGGCCTACGCCGACGGCTCGAAGCGCTGGCCGCTCATGCTGTTCCTCCACGGAGTCGGCGAGCGCGGCGACGAACTGGAACGGGTCAAGCTGCACGGCCCGCCGATGCTCATCGAGCAGGGCCGATCCTTCCCCTGCATCGTCGTCTCGCCGCAATGCCCGGCCTGGCAATGGTGGGCCGCCGAGCCCGCCGCACTGGCCGCCCTTCTGGACGAGATCGAGCGCGACTTCCGCGTCGATCCGGACCGCATCTACCTGACGGGGCTGAGCATGGGCGGCGCGGGCACCTGGGCGCTGGCGGCCGAGCAGCCGCATCGCTTCGCCGCCATCGCGCCCGTCTGCGGCCCGACGAACCCCGGGACGGCCGACCGCATCCGCCACCTCCCGGTCTGGGTCTTCCACGGCGCAAAGGACACCACGGTGCCCCTGCGGGAGTCCGAGACCATGGTCGAGGCCCTGCGCGCCCTGGGCGCCGAGCCGAGGCTGACGGTCTACCCCGAGGCGGGCCACGATGCCTGGACGGAGACCTACGCAAACCCGGAACTCTACGAGTGGCTTTTCGCGCAGCGCCGCGCCCGGTGA
- a CDS encoding Gfo/Idh/MocA family oxidoreductase has product MGLIGAGTMGRMYAGAFTQSASAELVAVCDLDGRKARALGRAFGVKALYEDYAEMLRAEELDAVTVATPDRYHRKPAVGCLRAGMHVLCEKPLATTMADCRAIRDAVRKYDRRLMVNFGNRHKMQTYAMKGRLDAGELGPIENAFIQLREPIHKTRTLAWAADTTPTFFLLSHCTDTVLYLIGGQVREVYARANYGVLKARGLDTPDCQVAMLGLDSGATVVMDANWIMPDGFARGIDFTLELIGQKGTIYTAMRSHDMEVSVKKAEAPDYDGGGIDPLGRRHGWWINSVNYFIECLERGVEPRPGAEEGMEVTRVLLAIEQSCRTGKVVKL; this is encoded by the coding sequence ATGGGGCTGATCGGCGCCGGAACCATGGGCCGGATGTACGCCGGAGCATTCACGCAGTCCGCCTCGGCCGAGCTGGTCGCTGTCTGCGACCTGGACGGCAGAAAGGCCCGCGCACTCGGACGCGCCTTCGGCGTGAAGGCGCTCTACGAAGACTACGCCGAGATGCTGCGCGCGGAAGAACTGGACGCCGTCACCGTCGCCACCCCCGACCGCTATCACCGCAAACCGGCCGTCGGCTGCCTCCGCGCCGGAATGCATGTCCTTTGCGAAAAACCACTTGCGACTACCATGGCCGACTGCCGCGCCATCCGCGACGCCGTCCGTAAGTATGACCGACGTCTCATGGTCAACTTCGGCAACCGCCACAAGATGCAGACCTACGCGATGAAGGGCAGACTCGACGCCGGCGAACTCGGCCCGATCGAGAACGCCTTCATCCAGCTCCGCGAGCCCATCCACAAGACCCGCACCCTCGCCTGGGCCGCCGACACCACCCCGACCTTCTTCCTGCTCTCGCACTGCACCGACACGGTCCTGTACCTCATCGGCGGACAGGTCCGCGAGGTCTACGCCCGGGCCAACTACGGCGTCCTCAAGGCGCGCGGCCTGGACACGCCCGACTGCCAGGTGGCCATGCTGGGGCTCGACAGCGGCGCCACGGTGGTCATGGACGCCAACTGGATCATGCCCGACGGATTCGCCCGCGGCATCGACTTCACGCTCGAACTGATCGGACAGAAGGGCACGATCTACACCGCCATGCGCTCCCACGACATGGAGGTGTCGGTCAAGAAGGCGGAGGCGCCGGACTACGACGGCGGCGGCATCGACCCGCTGGGCCGCCGGCACGGCTGGTGGATCAACTCCGTGAACTACTTCATCGAATGCCTGGAGCGCGGAGTCGAGCCCCGACCCGGCGCCGAGGAGGGCATGGAGGTCACGCGCGTGCTGTTGGCCATCGAGCAGTCCTGTCGCACGGGCAAGGTCGTAAAGCTCTAA
- a CDS encoding sugar phosphate isomerase/epimerase, with protein MMTPTLFSVSYAGLWGQHTLDLPAFIRKAAALGYPAVELMGKRPHLSILDTDEAALADVRQAAQEADVRVATVAAYTDFTAGSDHAETPLGEVQVAYVREMARMARALGAGIVRIFTGYTTDPAAHGADWNRCVAAVRECAEVAGEFGVVVGVQNHHDVGVDWRSYVEFLDEVGHANCRAMFDPWAPALHGDDLFECARALAPRMVQTTLADYVRLARYRYVPGLVNYEPLTPVARAVPLGQGFVDLDAFFAGLKEGGFDGYVAYEMCSPLRGGGSQANLDAAAAASLAVLRELTATDET; from the coding sequence ATGATGACGCCGACGCTGTTCTCGGTCAGTTACGCCGGCCTGTGGGGGCAGCACACCCTGGACCTGCCCGCCTTCATCCGGAAGGCCGCCGCCCTGGGTTACCCGGCGGTGGAACTCATGGGCAAGCGCCCGCACCTCTCGATCCTCGACACGGATGAGGCCGCCCTGGCCGACGTCCGGCAGGCGGCGCAGGAGGCGGACGTCCGCGTCGCCACGGTCGCCGCCTACACGGACTTCACGGCCGGCAGCGATCACGCGGAGACGCCGCTGGGCGAGGTCCAGGTGGCCTACGTGCGCGAGATGGCCCGCATGGCCCGCGCGCTCGGCGCCGGCATCGTGCGCATCTTCACCGGCTACACCACCGACCCGGCCGCGCACGGCGCCGACTGGAACCGGTGCGTCGCCGCCGTGCGCGAGTGCGCGGAGGTCGCCGGCGAATTCGGCGTGGTCGTCGGCGTGCAGAACCACCATGACGTCGGCGTGGACTGGCGCAGCTACGTCGAGTTCCTGGACGAGGTGGGCCACGCGAACTGCCGCGCCATGTTCGACCCCTGGGCACCTGCGCTGCACGGCGACGACCTGTTCGAATGCGCCCGCGCCCTGGCGCCACGCATGGTCCAGACGACGCTGGCCGACTACGTGCGCCTGGCACGCTACCGCTACGTGCCGGGGCTGGTCAACTACGAACCGCTGACGCCCGTGGCCCGCGCCGTGCCGCTGGGCCAGGGATTCGTGGACCTGGACGCCTTCTTCGCCGGCCTCAAAGAGGGCGGCTTCGACGGCTACGTGGCCTACGAGATGTGCTCGCCGCTGCGGGGCGGCGGCAGCCAGGCCAACCTGGACGCGGCGGCGGCCGCCAGCCTGGCCGTCCTGCGCGAGTTGACCGCCACCGACGAAACCTGA
- a CDS encoding sulfatase-like hydrolase/transferase, with protein sequence MPHAGRPNVLLITTDQQRYDTLGLSGVAQARTPHLDALAGRGAFFRRAYAQNPVCIPSRACLMTGRYIHQHGVDYMEQVIDDTPGLPAWELTIQERLQHAGYRTAAFGKIHMMPERGFHEQRVTGGQGARWTKSAGLPIGLGPLGRDYAAWLEQRHPGAYEAIYEQRRTPDYTRWETCLPFPLPLEEHVDCWTAQNTIEFIRRDHGRPFFLWCGFCGPHPPCNPPAPYDTMYPVDEVQLPPNYAVREDGSPRPTTPEQDAVARRFCACYWGLVTLIDDQIARIVEALRERGLLDNTLILFVSDHGEMMFEFGRTGKSRFYECVTRMPLIVVPPGGAESARTVDGLVETFDVAPTVLDYCGAEVPEDMSAASLRPLIEGRGQGKEVVLSEFSDADRCTRGTCVRTDRYKYAFWGLGGEEQFFDLQEDPLERRNAIDDPACREEIERHRLLMLDRLTRSGMRPLRT encoded by the coding sequence ATGCCCCACGCAGGCCGTCCGAACGTCCTCCTGATCACCACAGACCAGCAGCGCTACGATACCCTCGGCCTGAGCGGCGTGGCGCAGGCCCGCACTCCCCACCTGGACGCCCTGGCCGGGCGCGGGGCGTTCTTCCGCCGTGCCTACGCGCAGAATCCCGTCTGCATCCCCAGCCGCGCCTGCCTCATGACGGGGCGCTACATCCACCAGCACGGCGTGGACTACATGGAGCAGGTCATCGACGACACGCCCGGCCTGCCCGCATGGGAACTGACCATCCAGGAGCGCCTCCAGCACGCCGGCTACCGCACGGCCGCCTTCGGCAAGATCCACATGATGCCCGAGCGGGGCTTCCACGAGCAGCGGGTGACCGGCGGCCAGGGCGCCCGCTGGACGAAGTCCGCCGGACTGCCCATCGGCCTGGGCCCCCTCGGGCGCGACTACGCCGCCTGGCTGGAACAGCGCCATCCCGGCGCCTACGAGGCCATCTACGAGCAGCGCCGCACGCCCGACTACACCCGGTGGGAGACGTGCCTGCCGTTCCCCCTGCCGCTGGAAGAGCACGTGGACTGCTGGACGGCACAGAACACGATCGAGTTCATCCGCCGCGACCACGGCCGGCCGTTCTTCCTCTGGTGCGGCTTCTGCGGCCCACATCCGCCGTGCAACCCTCCGGCCCCGTACGACACCATGTACCCGGTCGACGAAGTGCAGCTCCCGCCCAACTACGCCGTGCGCGAGGACGGCTCGCCGCGCCCGACGACGCCCGAGCAGGACGCCGTGGCGCGCCGCTTCTGCGCCTGCTACTGGGGGCTCGTGACGCTGATCGACGACCAGATCGCCCGCATCGTCGAGGCGCTCCGGGAACGTGGCCTGCTGGACAACACCCTGATCCTGTTCGTGTCCGACCACGGCGAGATGATGTTCGAGTTCGGCCGAACGGGCAAGTCGCGCTTCTACGAGTGCGTAACCCGCATGCCGCTGATCGTCGTGCCCCCCGGCGGCGCGGAGTCCGCCCGCACCGTCGACGGCCTGGTCGAGACCTTCGACGTCGCGCCGACGGTGCTGGACTACTGCGGCGCGGAGGTGCCGGAGGACATGTCGGCCGCCAGCCTGCGGCCGTTGATTGAAGGCCGGGGGCAGGGCAAGGAGGTTGTCCTTTCCGAATTCTCCGACGCGGACCGGTGCACGCGCGGCACCTGCGTGCGCACGGACCGCTACAAGTACGCCTTCTGGGGCCTCGGCGGGGAAGAGCAGTTCTTCGACCTGCAGGAAGACCCTCTCGAACGACGCAACGCCATCGACGATCCCGCCTGCCGCGAGGAGATCGAACGCCACCGTCTCCTCATGCTGGACCGGCTGACGCGCTCCGGCATGCGGCCGCTGCGGACCTGA